In Hydrogenobacter sp., the DNA window ATCTGCTCTATCCTTGCCTGTATAGCTTCTTTAGAGCCTTTACCTCCTACTATAGTGGTGTTGTCTTTGTCTACTATCACCTTATCGGCTCTTCCGAGCATATCAAGAGTCACGCTTTCTAACTTTATGCCAAGTTCTTCCGTTATGGCAGTCCCACCAGTCAGTGTGGCTATATCCTGCAGGTAATCCTTCCTCCTTTGACCAAAGCCAGGAGCTTTTACCGCACAAGCCCTTATTACACCCTTTATGTGGTTTACTACCAATGTCGCTAACGCTTCAGCTTCCACATCTTCAGCTATAACAAGTAAGGGCTTGCCGGCTCTCACCACGTTTTCAAGTACAGGCAGGAGGTCCTTTACGTTAGATATTTTCTTTTCATATATGAGTATGAAGGGATCCTCAAGGACAGCTTCCATCTTATCAGGATTCGTCACAAAGTAAGGGGAAAGGTATCCTCTGTCAAACTGCATACCTTGAACTGTCTCTAAGGTGGTCTCCGCAGACTTAGACTCCTCCACGGTTATAACTCCATCCTTACCAACGGCTTCCATAGCATCGGCTATGATCTTGCCTATGTTCACATCGTTGTTAGCCGATATGGTGGCAACCTGTTCTATTTCTTTCCTACCTGATACGGGAATGGATAGCTTCTTTATTTCGCTTACGACGGTTTCAACAGCTTTATCTATACCCCTTTTGAGGTCCATAGGATTGGCACCAGATGCTATGGCTCTCAAACCTTCGTTGAATATGGCTTGAGCCAGTACCGTTGCGGTTGTAGTTCCATCACCTGCCACATCGGATGTTTTGGAAGCTACTTCCTTTACCAGCTGAGCACCCATGTTTTCATAAGGATCTTTAAGCTCCACTTCCTTTGCTACAGTAACACCGTCCTTTGTAACTACAGGTGTACCCCACTTTTTCTCTATGATCACCTCTCTACCCCTCGGACCGAGGGTTACTTTAACAGCGTTGGCAAGCTTGTCAACGCCCGCCTTAAGTCTTGACCTTGCATCTTCTCCATAAATGACCTTCTTTGCAGCCATCTTTCCACCTCCTTTAAAAGTTTTTTACTCAATTACTGCTAAAACTTCATCTTCAGACATTATTAAATACTTTTCACCGTCAAGCTCCACCTCCGTTCCCGCATACTTATTGAAAACCACCTTATCCCCCTTCTTTACTTTGGGGGAAACAACCTGACCATTGCTCAAGAGTTTCCCGTCACCTACGGCTATAACTTCCCCTATCTGGGGCTTTTCTTTCGCCGTATCAGGTATGATTATACCTGACGGCGTTTTTTGCTCTTGTTCCTCCATCCTCTTGACAACTATCTTATCGTATAGAGGTCTTAACCTTGCCATGTCCTTACCTCCTTCGTTTTTTTACAGATAAAAATTATATTAACACCTTACCGCTTTGTCAAGGGGTAAAAGACAAAATTTTTAGCCTATTATACTAAACTTTCTTGATGCTTTAAATGTATACTTTAAGAGAATGTGATCTATATCACTAAATTTTTAATACGCACTTAGCTGGTGTAAAATACTTACCCACTATGAGTATAAAGAAAGTAAACAGGAAGGCTTTCTTAAACGTAGTGGAAACCATACTTTTTGTGGATTTTATAAAGGGTCTTTCCGTAACGCTCAGGAATCTCCTCAGAAAACCCATAACTACCAACTATCCTCTTGAAAAACTCACATTACCCAAAAGATACAGAGGAGCGCATGGTCACTTTGTTTGGGACGGTACCGAACCTGACTCACTCAAAGCTATAGGAAAGTTTATGAGTTACGAAAAGGGTAAAAGCAGGTGTGTAGCCTGTTATATGTGTCAAACCGCATGCCCAATGCCAACCCTCTTTAGGATAGAAGCTATCCAGATGCCTGATGGAACCAAAAAAGTGGTAAGGTTTGACATGAATCTCTACAACTGCCTCTTCTGTGGGCTATGTGTTGATGCATGTCCAGTCGGATGTTTAACTATGACGGATCTTCACGAGCTTGCCGGTTATTCTAGATCCGCAGGCGTATTCCGAATGGATGATCTTGAGAAGCATGCAATAGATTGGAAAAAGAGAAGGGGTGGAGAACCTGACAGGATATGGATAGATGACGAACAAAGGGAAAAGCTTTGGGGGAAGATACAGTGGAGTGGGTAGTTATCGCTTTTCTTTCCGTATGGCTTGTAATATCAGCTTTCGCTACCATTTTTATGAAAAATCCTGTTCACGTCATACTGTCTTTCCTTTCCGTGATACTCGCTATGGCTGGTATATTTCTTCATATGGGAGCCGAGCTTTTGGCTGGTCTTCAGCTTATTATATACGCTGTTGCCATAGTAGTTTTTTACGTGCTTGTAATAACTGTGATCCCTTGGGAGAAAGTGAAAAAATTTGAAGGTATATATAAACAGGAACTCCTTTTAGGTTTGCCCTTTTTTATGATTTCCTTTGCTCTTATGTCTTACATGATTCTGAAAGGTAAATTCGCCGAGCCTGCGAATGTTATTAGTGGTAACAATGTGAGAGATGTAGGAAAGCTCTTATTTACCTCTTACCTCTTTCCTTTTGAAGTGGCTTCTGTTATACTTTTGATCGCTATGATAGGGGCTATACTTCTCGGGAGGAAAGAGGAGTGAGCGTTGAGAAGTTTTATCTTCTTCTGAGCCTTTTTCTGTTCCTTTTGGGTTTTTTTGGGATACTAATACGTAAAAACCTCCTAACTATTCTTGTAAGTACTGAACTTATGCTAAACGGTATAAATCTCGCCTTTGTTAGTATAGACAAGATGCTCGGTAAAGTAGAGGGTCAGGTTTTTGCGTTGTTTATACTTACTGTTGCTGCAGCGGAAGTGGCTGTAGGTCTGGGTATTATAATTTCCATATTCAGACTGAGAGGTTATGAAGGCTCCTCCGAAACCGTCCATCTGAGGGATTAGAATGGAAGCACTCATAATATTTTTGCCCTTTATCTCTTTTTTAGCTGTGGGTCTTTTGGGAAGGTGGTTGGGTGATAAGCTATCTGCCATCATAACTTCAGTTACAGGCGTCTTGTCTTTCTTGCTCTCCTTGTCTGTCCTC includes these proteins:
- the nuoK gene encoding NADH-quinone oxidoreductase subunit NuoK, translated to MSVEKFYLLLSLFLFLLGFFGILIRKNLLTILVSTELMLNGINLAFVSIDKMLGKVEGQVFALFILTVAAAEVAVGLGIIISIFRLRGYEGSSETVHLRD
- the groES gene encoding co-chaperone GroES; its protein translation is MARLRPLYDKIVVKRMEEQEQKTPSGIIIPDTAKEKPQIGEVIAVGDGKLLSNGQVVSPKVKKGDKVVFNKYAGTEVELDGEKYLIMSEDEVLAVIE
- the groL gene encoding chaperonin GroEL (60 kDa chaperone family; promotes refolding of misfolded polypeptides especially under stressful conditions; forms two stacked rings of heptamers to form a barrel-shaped 14mer; ends can be capped by GroES; misfolded proteins enter the barrel where they are refolded when GroES binds), giving the protein MAAKKVIYGEDARSRLKAGVDKLANAVKVTLGPRGREVIIEKKWGTPVVTKDGVTVAKEVELKDPYENMGAQLVKEVASKTSDVAGDGTTTATVLAQAIFNEGLRAIASGANPMDLKRGIDKAVETVVSEIKKLSIPVSGRKEIEQVATISANNDVNIGKIIADAMEAVGKDGVITVEESKSAETTLETVQGMQFDRGYLSPYFVTNPDKMEAVLEDPFILIYEKKISNVKDLLPVLENVVRAGKPLLVIAEDVEAEALATLVVNHIKGVIRACAVKAPGFGQRRKDYLQDIATLTGGTAITEELGIKLESVTLDMLGRADKVIVDKDNTTIVGGKGSKEAIQARIEQIKKQILETTSDYDREKLQERLAKLSGGVAIIRVGAATEAELKEKKARVEDAVHATKAAVEEGIVPGGGVALVRASEALDDLKVDNADQQLGIDIIKKACRTPLRQIATNAGFEGYVVLEKALQLGKEKGKNWGFDAATGEYKDMVEAGIIDPTKVVRVAIQNAASVAGTMLTAEALVAEIPEEKKEKAPAPEMPELD
- a CDS encoding NADH-quinone oxidoreductase subunit I yields the protein MSIKKVNRKAFLNVVETILFVDFIKGLSVTLRNLLRKPITTNYPLEKLTLPKRYRGAHGHFVWDGTEPDSLKAIGKFMSYEKGKSRCVACYMCQTACPMPTLFRIEAIQMPDGTKKVVRFDMNLYNCLFCGLCVDACPVGCLTMTDLHELAGYSRSAGVFRMDDLEKHAIDWKKRRGGEPDRIWIDDEQREKLWGKIQWSG
- a CDS encoding NADH-quinone oxidoreductase subunit J; translation: MEWVVIAFLSVWLVISAFATIFMKNPVHVILSFLSVILAMAGIFLHMGAELLAGLQLIIYAVAIVVFYVLVITVIPWEKVKKFEGIYKQELLLGLPFFMISFALMSYMILKGKFAEPANVISGNNVRDVGKLLFTSYLFPFEVASVILLIAMIGAILLGRKEE